Proteins encoded within one genomic window of Ascaphus truei isolate aAscTru1 chromosome 8, aAscTru1.hap1, whole genome shotgun sequence:
- the PHC1 gene encoding polyhomeotic-like protein 1 isoform X2: METESEQNSNSTNGSSASGGSSRPQISQMSLYERQAVQVPGSVCLHCVVLELAFFPQALQALHRQPNAAQYFHQLMLQQQLSNAQLHSLAAVQQATIAASRQAASPNAGSTQQASTTQASATLSTNASAQLLSRAQNVTAPSATTLTQSVLLSNASSPPLSQSQTQMYLRQPQLGNLLQVNRSLGRGVPLPSQLILMPNGSVATVQQEVPSPQNQGTHADSDQVQNLAVRGQQAVPPTSSAPGPPVSQLPPQTAKAHLPPSSAPLPSPSVPQSVKSPVGPVGGTVSQGSQTEAEGKKAEGESMQQQQQSVGINLTRAATPAPNQTLISSATYTHIQPHSVLQQKQVVFQQQIAIHQHRQSQLLHASTHLQLAQPQPQASPQQGMQPPTTQQTLVVQPMLQTPEATLPTKAPVPIQPKQPGKGVLPLNLHGHLGAKPSQGARPLPTPPASQPHIPVQLVGARQQGPAQALALGAPQTQSQGPSLAQMTLPPSPAPISPAVSGAVQEAQAGFYGVLQGKCSGPGKRKGESEEEREELPSLPVKSSPPTDTPPAVEESSSPADKSDAVSQVPSALSVSACVPALSVTSRQHSDSKPPQAIVKPQILTHIIEGFVIQEGAEPFPVGCPQLLKDPEKMPAGDTVLPPVENLLPFSVEDTAVTDCGSPNLLKCEYCGKLAAFNQFRGSKRFCSMTCAKRYNVSCNHQLRLKRKKLKELQEVGGVRAYRRVPRRNSSEIARAKIQGKRMREDSSRGSDNSSYDEAFSPTSPAPPSCRASHGERDGGTPTSGPSNSDLLGINPMFLSSNPSRWSVEEVYEFISSLQGCQDLAEDFRSQEIDGQALLLLKEEHLMSALNIKLGPALKICAKINLLKET; the protein is encoded by the exons ATGGAAACAGAGAGTGAGCAAAACTCAAACTCCACCAATGGGAGCTCAGCGTCAGGGGGAAGCTCCCGTCCCCAGATATCACAGATGTCCTTATATGAACGGCAGGCTGTGCAG GTTCCAGGATCTGTCTGCCTGCATTGTGTGGTCCTAGAGCTGGCCTTCTTTCCACAGGCTCTGCAGGCTCTGCACAGACAGCCGAACGCAGCGCAGTATTTTCACCAACTGATGTTACAGCAGCAGCTCAGCAATGCGCAACTCCACAGTCTGGCAGCCGTACAGCAG GCCACCATCGCTGCCAGTCGTCAGGCTGCATCCCCCAACGCGGGCTCCACCCAGCAGGCCAGCACCACACAGGCATCG GCCACTCTCTCCACAAACGCTTCTGCTCAGCTCCTGAGCCGTGCTCAGAATGTCACCGCCCCCAGCGCTACAACACTTACACAATCTGTGCTGCTCAGCAACGCCAGCTCGCCGCCTCTCAGCCAATCACAGACCCAGATGTACCTGCGG CAGCCTCAACTGGGTAACCTCTTGCAGGTGAATCGGTCTTTGGGTCGCGGGGTCCCGCTTCCCTCTCAGCTCATCCTAATGCCCAACGGGTCAGTAGCCACTGTGCAGCAGGAAGTGCCATCCCCGCAGAACCAAGGCACCCACGCGGACTCTGACCAG GTTCAGAATCTGGCAGTCCGCGGTCAGCAGGCTGTCCCACCCACCTCCTCGGCCCCAGGACCCCCGGTTTCCCAGCTGCCACCTCAAACTGCCAAAGCTCACCTGCCGCCCTCATccgcacccctgccttccccttctGTTCCACAGTCCGTGAAGAGCCCGGTGGGGCCTgtgggcggcacagtgagtcagGGGAGCCAGACAGAGGCAGAGGGGAAGAAagcagagggagagagcatgcagcagcagcagcagagtgtgGGCATCAACCTCACCCGAGCAGCAACACCAGCCCCTAACCAGACCCTGATCAGCTCCG CCACTTACACTCACATCCAGCCACACTCGGTGCTGCAGCAGAAGCAGGTGGTTTTCCAGCAGCAGATTGCGATCCACCAACATCGTCAGTCCCAGCTCCTCCACGCCTCCACACACCTGCAGCTGGCCCAGCCTCAGCCCCAGGCTTCCCCACAGCAAGGCATGCAGCCTCCCACCACACAGCAGACCCTGGTGGTACAGCCCATGCTACAAACCCCAGAGGCCACTCTCCCTACCAAAGCACCCGTGCCTATCCAACCCAAGCAGCCAGGCAAGGGGGTCCTCCCGCTCAACCTACACGGGCATCTGGGGGCCAAACCTTCCCAAGGGGCCAGACCTCTTCCCACCCCACCCGCCAGCCAGCCTCACATCCCTGTACAGCTGGTGGGTGCCAGGCAACAGGGCCCTGCCCAGGCTCTAGCATTGGGAGCCCCACAAACCCAGTCACAGGGACCCTCACTCGCACAGATGACATTGCCCCCTTCTCCTGCCCCCATTTCCCCTGCTGTGTCAGGAGCGGTGCAGGAAGCCCAGGCCGGATTCTACGGGGTGCTGCAG GGAAAATGTTCGGGCCCCgggaagagaaagggagagtccgaggaggagagagaggagttgCCGTCGCTGCCTGTGAAATCCTCTCCCCCTACAGACACTCCCCCGGCTGTTGAGGAGAGCAGCAGCCCTGCTG ATAAATCAGATGCGGTGTCTCaggtcccctctgctctctcggtgtctgcctgtgtcccCGCACTCTCGGTCACTTCTCGTCAGCACAGTGACTCCAAGCCCCCACAGGCCATAGTGAAGCCGCAGATCCTGACGCACATCATCGAGGGATTCGTCATTCAGGAGGGGGCTGAACCCTTCCCC GTGGGCTGTCCTCAGCTGCTGAAGGACCCTGAGAAGATGCCTGCAGGGGATACTGTTCTGCCCCCAGTTGAAAACCTACTCCCCTTCTCTGTGGAGGACACGGCTGTCACGG ATTGTGGAAGCCCCAACCTGCTGAAGTGTGAATACTGCGGAAAGCTCGCCGCTTTTAATCAGTTCCGTGGGTCCAAGAGGTTCTGCTCGATGACCTGTGCCAAGAG ATATAACGTCAGCTGCAACCACCAGTTGCGGCTTAAACGGAAGAAGCTGAAGGAGCTGCAGGAGGTCGGGGGAGTGCGAGCGTACAGGCGTGTCCCACGGAGGAACAGCTCAGAGATTGCACGCGCCAAGATTCAGGGGAAGAGGATGCGG GAGGACTCCAGCCGAGGCTCCGATAATTCCAGCTACGATGAGGCGTTCTCTCCTACCTCCCCCGCTCCGCCATCTTGCAGGGCATCGCACGGGGAGCGGGACGGGGGCACCCCAACCAGCGGCCCGTCAAACTCCGACCTTCTAGGCATTAACCCCATGTTCCTGTCCAGTAACCCAAGCCGCTGGAGCGTGGAGGAGGTGTACGAGTTTATATCCTCACTGCAAG GCTGCCAGGACCTTGCTGAAGATTTCCGGTCTCAAGAGATTGACGGTCAGGCGTTGCTTCTGCTGAAGGAGGAGCATCTTATGAGCGCCCTGAACATTAAATTGGGACCTGCGCTTAAAATCTGTGCCAAGATTAACCTGCTCAAGGAGACCTAA
- the PHC1 gene encoding polyhomeotic-like protein 1 isoform X3, giving the protein METESEQNSNSTNGSSASGGSSRPQISQMSLYERQAVQVPGSVCLHCVVLELAFFPQALQALHRQPNAAQYFHQLMLQQQLSNAQLHSLAAVQQATIAASRQAASPNAGSTQQASTTQASQATLSTNASAQLLSRAQNVTAPSATTLTQSVLLSNASSPPLSQSQTQMYLRVNRSLGRGVPLPSQLILMPNGSVATVQQEVPSPQNQGTHADSDQVQNLAVRGQQAVPPTSSAPGPPVSQLPPQTAKAHLPPSSAPLPSPSVPQSVKSPVGPVGGTVSQGSQTEAEGKKAEGESMQQQQQSVGINLTRAATPAPNQTLISSATYTHIQPHSVLQQKQVVFQQQIAIHQHRQSQLLHASTHLQLAQPQPQASPQQGMQPPTTQQTLVVQPMLQTPEATLPTKAPVPIQPKQPGKGVLPLNLHGHLGAKPSQGARPLPTPPASQPHIPVQLVGARQQGPAQALALGAPQTQSQGPSLAQMTLPPSPAPISPAVSGAVQEAQAGFYGVLQGKCSGPGKRKGESEEEREELPSLPVKSSPPTDTPPAVEESSSPADKSDAVSQVPSALSVSACVPALSVTSRQHSDSKPPQAIVKPQILTHIIEGFVIQEGAEPFPVGCPQLLKDPEKMPAGDTVLPPVENLLPFSVEDTAVTDCGSPNLLKCEYCGKLAAFNQFRGSKRFCSMTCAKRYNVSCNHQLRLKRKKLKELQEVGGVRAYRRVPRRNSSEIARAKIQGKRMREDSSRGSDNSSYDEAFSPTSPAPPSCRASHGERDGGTPTSGPSNSDLLGINPMFLSSNPSRWSVEEVYEFISSLQGCQDLAEDFRSQEIDGQALLLLKEEHLMSALNIKLGPALKICAKINLLKET; this is encoded by the exons ATGGAAACAGAGAGTGAGCAAAACTCAAACTCCACCAATGGGAGCTCAGCGTCAGGGGGAAGCTCCCGTCCCCAGATATCACAGATGTCCTTATATGAACGGCAGGCTGTGCAG GTTCCAGGATCTGTCTGCCTGCATTGTGTGGTCCTAGAGCTGGCCTTCTTTCCACAGGCTCTGCAGGCTCTGCACAGACAGCCGAACGCAGCGCAGTATTTTCACCAACTGATGTTACAGCAGCAGCTCAGCAATGCGCAACTCCACAGTCTGGCAGCCGTACAGCAG GCCACCATCGCTGCCAGTCGTCAGGCTGCATCCCCCAACGCGGGCTCCACCCAGCAGGCCAGCACCACACAGGCATCG CAGGCCACTCTCTCCACAAACGCTTCTGCTCAGCTCCTGAGCCGTGCTCAGAATGTCACCGCCCCCAGCGCTACAACACTTACACAATCTGTGCTGCTCAGCAACGCCAGCTCGCCGCCTCTCAGCCAATCACAGACCCAGATGTACCTGCGG GTGAATCGGTCTTTGGGTCGCGGGGTCCCGCTTCCCTCTCAGCTCATCCTAATGCCCAACGGGTCAGTAGCCACTGTGCAGCAGGAAGTGCCATCCCCGCAGAACCAAGGCACCCACGCGGACTCTGACCAG GTTCAGAATCTGGCAGTCCGCGGTCAGCAGGCTGTCCCACCCACCTCCTCGGCCCCAGGACCCCCGGTTTCCCAGCTGCCACCTCAAACTGCCAAAGCTCACCTGCCGCCCTCATccgcacccctgccttccccttctGTTCCACAGTCCGTGAAGAGCCCGGTGGGGCCTgtgggcggcacagtgagtcagGGGAGCCAGACAGAGGCAGAGGGGAAGAAagcagagggagagagcatgcagcagcagcagcagagtgtgGGCATCAACCTCACCCGAGCAGCAACACCAGCCCCTAACCAGACCCTGATCAGCTCCG CCACTTACACTCACATCCAGCCACACTCGGTGCTGCAGCAGAAGCAGGTGGTTTTCCAGCAGCAGATTGCGATCCACCAACATCGTCAGTCCCAGCTCCTCCACGCCTCCACACACCTGCAGCTGGCCCAGCCTCAGCCCCAGGCTTCCCCACAGCAAGGCATGCAGCCTCCCACCACACAGCAGACCCTGGTGGTACAGCCCATGCTACAAACCCCAGAGGCCACTCTCCCTACCAAAGCACCCGTGCCTATCCAACCCAAGCAGCCAGGCAAGGGGGTCCTCCCGCTCAACCTACACGGGCATCTGGGGGCCAAACCTTCCCAAGGGGCCAGACCTCTTCCCACCCCACCCGCCAGCCAGCCTCACATCCCTGTACAGCTGGTGGGTGCCAGGCAACAGGGCCCTGCCCAGGCTCTAGCATTGGGAGCCCCACAAACCCAGTCACAGGGACCCTCACTCGCACAGATGACATTGCCCCCTTCTCCTGCCCCCATTTCCCCTGCTGTGTCAGGAGCGGTGCAGGAAGCCCAGGCCGGATTCTACGGGGTGCTGCAG GGAAAATGTTCGGGCCCCgggaagagaaagggagagtccgaggaggagagagaggagttgCCGTCGCTGCCTGTGAAATCCTCTCCCCCTACAGACACTCCCCCGGCTGTTGAGGAGAGCAGCAGCCCTGCTG ATAAATCAGATGCGGTGTCTCaggtcccctctgctctctcggtgtctgcctgtgtcccCGCACTCTCGGTCACTTCTCGTCAGCACAGTGACTCCAAGCCCCCACAGGCCATAGTGAAGCCGCAGATCCTGACGCACATCATCGAGGGATTCGTCATTCAGGAGGGGGCTGAACCCTTCCCC GTGGGCTGTCCTCAGCTGCTGAAGGACCCTGAGAAGATGCCTGCAGGGGATACTGTTCTGCCCCCAGTTGAAAACCTACTCCCCTTCTCTGTGGAGGACACGGCTGTCACGG ATTGTGGAAGCCCCAACCTGCTGAAGTGTGAATACTGCGGAAAGCTCGCCGCTTTTAATCAGTTCCGTGGGTCCAAGAGGTTCTGCTCGATGACCTGTGCCAAGAG ATATAACGTCAGCTGCAACCACCAGTTGCGGCTTAAACGGAAGAAGCTGAAGGAGCTGCAGGAGGTCGGGGGAGTGCGAGCGTACAGGCGTGTCCCACGGAGGAACAGCTCAGAGATTGCACGCGCCAAGATTCAGGGGAAGAGGATGCGG GAGGACTCCAGCCGAGGCTCCGATAATTCCAGCTACGATGAGGCGTTCTCTCCTACCTCCCCCGCTCCGCCATCTTGCAGGGCATCGCACGGGGAGCGGGACGGGGGCACCCCAACCAGCGGCCCGTCAAACTCCGACCTTCTAGGCATTAACCCCATGTTCCTGTCCAGTAACCCAAGCCGCTGGAGCGTGGAGGAGGTGTACGAGTTTATATCCTCACTGCAAG GCTGCCAGGACCTTGCTGAAGATTTCCGGTCTCAAGAGATTGACGGTCAGGCGTTGCTTCTGCTGAAGGAGGAGCATCTTATGAGCGCCCTGAACATTAAATTGGGACCTGCGCTTAAAATCTGTGCCAAGATTAACCTGCTCAAGGAGACCTAA
- the PHC1 gene encoding polyhomeotic-like protein 1 isoform X1, producing the protein METESEQNSNSTNGSSASGGSSRPQISQMSLYERQAVQVPGSVCLHCVVLELAFFPQALQALHRQPNAAQYFHQLMLQQQLSNAQLHSLAAVQQATIAASRQAASPNAGSTQQASTTQASQATLSTNASAQLLSRAQNVTAPSATTLTQSVLLSNASSPPLSQSQTQMYLRQPQLGNLLQVNRSLGRGVPLPSQLILMPNGSVATVQQEVPSPQNQGTHADSDQVQNLAVRGQQAVPPTSSAPGPPVSQLPPQTAKAHLPPSSAPLPSPSVPQSVKSPVGPVGGTVSQGSQTEAEGKKAEGESMQQQQQSVGINLTRAATPAPNQTLISSATYTHIQPHSVLQQKQVVFQQQIAIHQHRQSQLLHASTHLQLAQPQPQASPQQGMQPPTTQQTLVVQPMLQTPEATLPTKAPVPIQPKQPGKGVLPLNLHGHLGAKPSQGARPLPTPPASQPHIPVQLVGARQQGPAQALALGAPQTQSQGPSLAQMTLPPSPAPISPAVSGAVQEAQAGFYGVLQGKCSGPGKRKGESEEEREELPSLPVKSSPPTDTPPAVEESSSPADKSDAVSQVPSALSVSACVPALSVTSRQHSDSKPPQAIVKPQILTHIIEGFVIQEGAEPFPVGCPQLLKDPEKMPAGDTVLPPVENLLPFSVEDTAVTDCGSPNLLKCEYCGKLAAFNQFRGSKRFCSMTCAKRYNVSCNHQLRLKRKKLKELQEVGGVRAYRRVPRRNSSEIARAKIQGKRMREDSSRGSDNSSYDEAFSPTSPAPPSCRASHGERDGGTPTSGPSNSDLLGINPMFLSSNPSRWSVEEVYEFISSLQGCQDLAEDFRSQEIDGQALLLLKEEHLMSALNIKLGPALKICAKINLLKET; encoded by the exons ATGGAAACAGAGAGTGAGCAAAACTCAAACTCCACCAATGGGAGCTCAGCGTCAGGGGGAAGCTCCCGTCCCCAGATATCACAGATGTCCTTATATGAACGGCAGGCTGTGCAG GTTCCAGGATCTGTCTGCCTGCATTGTGTGGTCCTAGAGCTGGCCTTCTTTCCACAGGCTCTGCAGGCTCTGCACAGACAGCCGAACGCAGCGCAGTATTTTCACCAACTGATGTTACAGCAGCAGCTCAGCAATGCGCAACTCCACAGTCTGGCAGCCGTACAGCAG GCCACCATCGCTGCCAGTCGTCAGGCTGCATCCCCCAACGCGGGCTCCACCCAGCAGGCCAGCACCACACAGGCATCG CAGGCCACTCTCTCCACAAACGCTTCTGCTCAGCTCCTGAGCCGTGCTCAGAATGTCACCGCCCCCAGCGCTACAACACTTACACAATCTGTGCTGCTCAGCAACGCCAGCTCGCCGCCTCTCAGCCAATCACAGACCCAGATGTACCTGCGG CAGCCTCAACTGGGTAACCTCTTGCAGGTGAATCGGTCTTTGGGTCGCGGGGTCCCGCTTCCCTCTCAGCTCATCCTAATGCCCAACGGGTCAGTAGCCACTGTGCAGCAGGAAGTGCCATCCCCGCAGAACCAAGGCACCCACGCGGACTCTGACCAG GTTCAGAATCTGGCAGTCCGCGGTCAGCAGGCTGTCCCACCCACCTCCTCGGCCCCAGGACCCCCGGTTTCCCAGCTGCCACCTCAAACTGCCAAAGCTCACCTGCCGCCCTCATccgcacccctgccttccccttctGTTCCACAGTCCGTGAAGAGCCCGGTGGGGCCTgtgggcggcacagtgagtcagGGGAGCCAGACAGAGGCAGAGGGGAAGAAagcagagggagagagcatgcagcagcagcagcagagtgtgGGCATCAACCTCACCCGAGCAGCAACACCAGCCCCTAACCAGACCCTGATCAGCTCCG CCACTTACACTCACATCCAGCCACACTCGGTGCTGCAGCAGAAGCAGGTGGTTTTCCAGCAGCAGATTGCGATCCACCAACATCGTCAGTCCCAGCTCCTCCACGCCTCCACACACCTGCAGCTGGCCCAGCCTCAGCCCCAGGCTTCCCCACAGCAAGGCATGCAGCCTCCCACCACACAGCAGACCCTGGTGGTACAGCCCATGCTACAAACCCCAGAGGCCACTCTCCCTACCAAAGCACCCGTGCCTATCCAACCCAAGCAGCCAGGCAAGGGGGTCCTCCCGCTCAACCTACACGGGCATCTGGGGGCCAAACCTTCCCAAGGGGCCAGACCTCTTCCCACCCCACCCGCCAGCCAGCCTCACATCCCTGTACAGCTGGTGGGTGCCAGGCAACAGGGCCCTGCCCAGGCTCTAGCATTGGGAGCCCCACAAACCCAGTCACAGGGACCCTCACTCGCACAGATGACATTGCCCCCTTCTCCTGCCCCCATTTCCCCTGCTGTGTCAGGAGCGGTGCAGGAAGCCCAGGCCGGATTCTACGGGGTGCTGCAG GGAAAATGTTCGGGCCCCgggaagagaaagggagagtccgaggaggagagagaggagttgCCGTCGCTGCCTGTGAAATCCTCTCCCCCTACAGACACTCCCCCGGCTGTTGAGGAGAGCAGCAGCCCTGCTG ATAAATCAGATGCGGTGTCTCaggtcccctctgctctctcggtgtctgcctgtgtcccCGCACTCTCGGTCACTTCTCGTCAGCACAGTGACTCCAAGCCCCCACAGGCCATAGTGAAGCCGCAGATCCTGACGCACATCATCGAGGGATTCGTCATTCAGGAGGGGGCTGAACCCTTCCCC GTGGGCTGTCCTCAGCTGCTGAAGGACCCTGAGAAGATGCCTGCAGGGGATACTGTTCTGCCCCCAGTTGAAAACCTACTCCCCTTCTCTGTGGAGGACACGGCTGTCACGG ATTGTGGAAGCCCCAACCTGCTGAAGTGTGAATACTGCGGAAAGCTCGCCGCTTTTAATCAGTTCCGTGGGTCCAAGAGGTTCTGCTCGATGACCTGTGCCAAGAG ATATAACGTCAGCTGCAACCACCAGTTGCGGCTTAAACGGAAGAAGCTGAAGGAGCTGCAGGAGGTCGGGGGAGTGCGAGCGTACAGGCGTGTCCCACGGAGGAACAGCTCAGAGATTGCACGCGCCAAGATTCAGGGGAAGAGGATGCGG GAGGACTCCAGCCGAGGCTCCGATAATTCCAGCTACGATGAGGCGTTCTCTCCTACCTCCCCCGCTCCGCCATCTTGCAGGGCATCGCACGGGGAGCGGGACGGGGGCACCCCAACCAGCGGCCCGTCAAACTCCGACCTTCTAGGCATTAACCCCATGTTCCTGTCCAGTAACCCAAGCCGCTGGAGCGTGGAGGAGGTGTACGAGTTTATATCCTCACTGCAAG GCTGCCAGGACCTTGCTGAAGATTTCCGGTCTCAAGAGATTGACGGTCAGGCGTTGCTTCTGCTGAAGGAGGAGCATCTTATGAGCGCCCTGAACATTAAATTGGGACCTGCGCTTAAAATCTGTGCCAAGATTAACCTGCTCAAGGAGACCTAA
- the PHC1 gene encoding polyhomeotic-like protein 1 isoform X6, whose protein sequence is METESEQNSNSTNGSSASGGSSRPQISQMSLYERQAVQALQALHRQPNAAQYFHQLMLQQQLSNAQLHSLAAVQQATIAASRQAASPNAGSTQQASTTQASATLSTNASAQLLSRAQNVTAPSATTLTQSVLLSNASSPPLSQSQTQMYLRVNRSLGRGVPLPSQLILMPNGSVATVQQEVPSPQNQGTHADSDQVQNLAVRGQQAVPPTSSAPGPPVSQLPPQTAKAHLPPSSAPLPSPSVPQSVKSPVGPVGGTVSQGSQTEAEGKKAEGESMQQQQQSVGINLTRAATPAPNQTLISSATYTHIQPHSVLQQKQVVFQQQIAIHQHRQSQLLHASTHLQLAQPQPQASPQQGMQPPTTQQTLVVQPMLQTPEATLPTKAPVPIQPKQPGKGVLPLNLHGHLGAKPSQGARPLPTPPASQPHIPVQLVGARQQGPAQALALGAPQTQSQGPSLAQMTLPPSPAPISPAVSGAVQEAQAGFYGVLQGKCSGPGKRKGESEEEREELPSLPVKSSPPTDTPPAVEESSSPADKSDAVSQVPSALSVSACVPALSVTSRQHSDSKPPQAIVKPQILTHIIEGFVIQEGAEPFPVGCPQLLKDPEKMPAGDTVLPPVENLLPFSVEDTAVTDCGSPNLLKCEYCGKLAAFNQFRGSKRFCSMTCAKRYNVSCNHQLRLKRKKLKELQEVGGVRAYRRVPRRNSSEIARAKIQGKRMREDSSRGSDNSSYDEAFSPTSPAPPSCRASHGERDGGTPTSGPSNSDLLGINPMFLSSNPSRWSVEEVYEFISSLQGCQDLAEDFRSQEIDGQALLLLKEEHLMSALNIKLGPALKICAKINLLKET, encoded by the exons ATGGAAACAGAGAGTGAGCAAAACTCAAACTCCACCAATGGGAGCTCAGCGTCAGGGGGAAGCTCCCGTCCCCAGATATCACAGATGTCCTTATATGAACGGCAGGCTGTGCAG GCTCTGCAGGCTCTGCACAGACAGCCGAACGCAGCGCAGTATTTTCACCAACTGATGTTACAGCAGCAGCTCAGCAATGCGCAACTCCACAGTCTGGCAGCCGTACAGCAG GCCACCATCGCTGCCAGTCGTCAGGCTGCATCCCCCAACGCGGGCTCCACCCAGCAGGCCAGCACCACACAGGCATCG GCCACTCTCTCCACAAACGCTTCTGCTCAGCTCCTGAGCCGTGCTCAGAATGTCACCGCCCCCAGCGCTACAACACTTACACAATCTGTGCTGCTCAGCAACGCCAGCTCGCCGCCTCTCAGCCAATCACAGACCCAGATGTACCTGCGG GTGAATCGGTCTTTGGGTCGCGGGGTCCCGCTTCCCTCTCAGCTCATCCTAATGCCCAACGGGTCAGTAGCCACTGTGCAGCAGGAAGTGCCATCCCCGCAGAACCAAGGCACCCACGCGGACTCTGACCAG GTTCAGAATCTGGCAGTCCGCGGTCAGCAGGCTGTCCCACCCACCTCCTCGGCCCCAGGACCCCCGGTTTCCCAGCTGCCACCTCAAACTGCCAAAGCTCACCTGCCGCCCTCATccgcacccctgccttccccttctGTTCCACAGTCCGTGAAGAGCCCGGTGGGGCCTgtgggcggcacagtgagtcagGGGAGCCAGACAGAGGCAGAGGGGAAGAAagcagagggagagagcatgcagcagcagcagcagagtgtgGGCATCAACCTCACCCGAGCAGCAACACCAGCCCCTAACCAGACCCTGATCAGCTCCG CCACTTACACTCACATCCAGCCACACTCGGTGCTGCAGCAGAAGCAGGTGGTTTTCCAGCAGCAGATTGCGATCCACCAACATCGTCAGTCCCAGCTCCTCCACGCCTCCACACACCTGCAGCTGGCCCAGCCTCAGCCCCAGGCTTCCCCACAGCAAGGCATGCAGCCTCCCACCACACAGCAGACCCTGGTGGTACAGCCCATGCTACAAACCCCAGAGGCCACTCTCCCTACCAAAGCACCCGTGCCTATCCAACCCAAGCAGCCAGGCAAGGGGGTCCTCCCGCTCAACCTACACGGGCATCTGGGGGCCAAACCTTCCCAAGGGGCCAGACCTCTTCCCACCCCACCCGCCAGCCAGCCTCACATCCCTGTACAGCTGGTGGGTGCCAGGCAACAGGGCCCTGCCCAGGCTCTAGCATTGGGAGCCCCACAAACCCAGTCACAGGGACCCTCACTCGCACAGATGACATTGCCCCCTTCTCCTGCCCCCATTTCCCCTGCTGTGTCAGGAGCGGTGCAGGAAGCCCAGGCCGGATTCTACGGGGTGCTGCAG GGAAAATGTTCGGGCCCCgggaagagaaagggagagtccgaggaggagagagaggagttgCCGTCGCTGCCTGTGAAATCCTCTCCCCCTACAGACACTCCCCCGGCTGTTGAGGAGAGCAGCAGCCCTGCTG ATAAATCAGATGCGGTGTCTCaggtcccctctgctctctcggtgtctgcctgtgtcccCGCACTCTCGGTCACTTCTCGTCAGCACAGTGACTCCAAGCCCCCACAGGCCATAGTGAAGCCGCAGATCCTGACGCACATCATCGAGGGATTCGTCATTCAGGAGGGGGCTGAACCCTTCCCC GTGGGCTGTCCTCAGCTGCTGAAGGACCCTGAGAAGATGCCTGCAGGGGATACTGTTCTGCCCCCAGTTGAAAACCTACTCCCCTTCTCTGTGGAGGACACGGCTGTCACGG ATTGTGGAAGCCCCAACCTGCTGAAGTGTGAATACTGCGGAAAGCTCGCCGCTTTTAATCAGTTCCGTGGGTCCAAGAGGTTCTGCTCGATGACCTGTGCCAAGAG ATATAACGTCAGCTGCAACCACCAGTTGCGGCTTAAACGGAAGAAGCTGAAGGAGCTGCAGGAGGTCGGGGGAGTGCGAGCGTACAGGCGTGTCCCACGGAGGAACAGCTCAGAGATTGCACGCGCCAAGATTCAGGGGAAGAGGATGCGG GAGGACTCCAGCCGAGGCTCCGATAATTCCAGCTACGATGAGGCGTTCTCTCCTACCTCCCCCGCTCCGCCATCTTGCAGGGCATCGCACGGGGAGCGGGACGGGGGCACCCCAACCAGCGGCCCGTCAAACTCCGACCTTCTAGGCATTAACCCCATGTTCCTGTCCAGTAACCCAAGCCGCTGGAGCGTGGAGGAGGTGTACGAGTTTATATCCTCACTGCAAG GCTGCCAGGACCTTGCTGAAGATTTCCGGTCTCAAGAGATTGACGGTCAGGCGTTGCTTCTGCTGAAGGAGGAGCATCTTATGAGCGCCCTGAACATTAAATTGGGACCTGCGCTTAAAATCTGTGCCAAGATTAACCTGCTCAAGGAGACCTAA